The following is a genomic window from Oncorhynchus kisutch isolate 150728-3 linkage group LG6, Okis_V2, whole genome shotgun sequence.
TGTCTTATTACACAATGAAGAagccaactcatcccaaaacttGTAAAATGCAGTACCATTCCAAGCGTTGCGGTTTTCAAAACAGTGAATCTATTCCGACTGAGATGAGCCCCGTTTCCTTTGTCTAACGGAGGACAAGAGAGCAAGCGATTgattgagagaggagagctaAATAAAACACAACCACTGACAACCCTCACCTTGATGACCAGCCGACAGGCAAAGTAGAAGAGTGCCACCACCCTGCCCCAGTTGAACTTCCCATCAGAGAAGATCTCACAGGCCACTCTCATAAAAACCTCCTGGCTGGGCTGGAGAGCAGTATCATTTATCATACTGAATGGAAAAACAAGAAAGATGCTCTGAATATTGCACAAACTCCAGAGGTCAATTCAAAGTGAATATCGATTCAAGCAAAGAGCTGGAGTCCCTTTCTAAGTCGTTGGTTTAAGATACCTTTGGAGTTGTGTATTGCCATCCAGCTCATCTCCAATCTGCTGCAGGCACTGGGCCAGTTTCTTGTGGTTGGGGTCACACAGCTCACTCCCGCCCAACTGGGTCTGTAACACTGACAACTGAGTACTGCTGTCAGCATGGCGACGAACCCGCTCGTAGATGAAACTGCGAAGAGAGGGTCACCGGTAAACAACTAGCTAGTATATGTGATCCTTGTCTGATTAATCAGGGTGTAACCAAATTAATTGGTATATACAGCCTGAAACATTGGAGTGCAAAATCTTATAAAATGTtcagccagaatgttgaataatttttattttatttttttacttactcTACAGGTTGTCTGTGCAGTTTGTCCTTCAGACGCTCGAAATTTGAGacaaatatccacaggaaagtattgtTTACCAGGCTTTTTAGAGTGCTGGTAGGTCAGATGAATGCGAGCAACGTCTGATCTGTGGTTCGCTGACGCTTGTTTACATATTGTGCATGTGTTTACGTCGCATTCGTCAGAAGATTGAAAATACACACCAAAAATACAAGCCAACAGAACCATATACCTACCGGCTCAGTAAAAAGCCTGGTAAACAGGCTTTTTACTGAGGATATTTTATCTCAAATTTCAAGTGGCTGAAGGACAAACCGCACAGACAACCTGTAGTGTAAGTTCAAATGTAAtgttattcaacattctggcttgtaaagGAACATTTATGATTTGGACTCCAATGTTTCAGGCTATATGTACCAATTAAATAGTGTATTACAGCCTGCTTAAATCAGACAAATGTGAATAAAGAATAAAGATCAAATTCAGGAGTAAACAAGAAGGTATACTCACTCTGTCAGTAATCTTTTTCCCAGTTCTAGTACCTGATCAGTTCCATTACCTGAGAACACAAAGCAACACTGTAGTGAGAGTACTACCAGAACATAAACCAACAGCAGGTAGAGGCAATTTAAGACAATGCCTATGTCTAGGTAGTCTGGCTAACACTGAACTCTTGAAGTCCTCCTGACTGAGTCACGTAGGTAGCGTCAGCCAGGTTAATGTATGATTGTGTCTGTCATATCGAAACTGGGGAGTCATAAATATATTATGTAATGGGCtaaacataaaaatatatttttgaacaAGTAGGTACTGAAGTATGCAGGTCTCATGACCAGTTCAGTGTGACATGAATTAACGTGAAAGTTAAAACACCAGCTGACTCATTTTCAGAAGTAGACTTCTCAGCTGACATTAGTAACAGTTGGGCTGGCCCAAGATGTACTACAGATAGGTTAGTTGCCAATGATGTTTCTGGAATTACAACGACTCGTTGGACTGCCACACCTGCCCCTACCAgccctacaggagggcagctcccaatcagcccagtccaagctcttctgtgCCCtagcaccccaatggtggaaccagcttccccttgCCCATCTTCccaaaaacatctgaaacactaccccttcaaagagtatcttaaatacccccccccccccccccctaacatgCATAttaaacagctagctagcacccacATACTAGTCTGACGAATCAGTCTGTAATACACTATTAATTGGTATAAACAGCTTGAAACAAATGCCTGCAAAATCTTGTAAATGTTCCttgccagaatgttgaataaaattacatttaaacttaCTATACCGATTGTCTGTGTGGTTTGTCCTTCATCTTCATTGAGACAAAATATCCCCAGGAAAGTACTGTTAAAAAGACTTTTTAGAGAGCCGGTAGGTATATGGTTCAGTACCAAGGTAAAGGTTATTTTATATAGGATATTCGCTTCTCTCGCCAATAGCTATTGAACCAAGCATGCCATGACAATGAAAATATGTTCTAAATCAGGGAAGGATGGAGAACAATCCATAGGTTTTTTGTGTGAATTTCTCATTTTCTTATCAGATTTCAATCTTCAAAAAGATCTAAGATTAACACACAAAAGGTGTCGATtgttctccatcctcctctaATTCAGAAATAAACGTCACAATACTCCATGTCATGGCATGCTTGGTTCAATAGCTATTGACGAGTGAAAACCGAATATCCAATACAAAACAGAATGTTTggggtgtatatgtatataccaATTAACTGTTTATTACAGACTAGCACATAACGTTACAGGCTTACAGGCTAGCTTGGTGAGAAAATAAAACAAGTTCACTATAATGTAGCTTtcccagatagatagatagatagatagatagataacttAACTACCTAGTTATGTGTATGGGCATGTTTCAGAGATGGGATGGCTGGGtgttatgttagctagttaaccaGCTGGCTAGCTCGACGCGGCTGGGTCCAACCGGTAACAAACCTCAATTATTTAACAAGTTAACTAAACTGTGACAAATACTTTAAGTTCCGGCTCACGATAATTACGATATCAGTGCCACAGTTCCGTATCGATTGTGTTTATCATAGTTATGTCACTTACCTGAATCGCCTCCTCCCGACGGCGTAGCCATCTTGTAACGTTACTAATATTACTTTGAGTCTGCTTCCGCCTGCAGTCATGTGACATATGTTTACAGTaacagaggagtggcttcgtgTTGCTCGTTCATGAATGCCAGCTTGTAAGAACACAACGCAGAGGGCCGATAACATTTACGAGTAGTCAATTTACAAAACACTAAGAGTATAGCAAGTTTAATCAGCAATGAATACAAATATTTTGACAAATGTAATCCAAGGTTCCGCTTCTGCCTTGCCCTTTATTAAACGTCATATCCTGACCTTGCTGACTTCTGTCCGTTGCGCGCATGCTTAGTTCTCTTTACGACTCGGCTGGCAAAGATGGCGGATGCACAAGTACGTTCCGCAAAACAGCGTGGCGAAATTAATGTGCTTCTTTTTGACAGAAAAATAACTAGCATGGCATCGTAGCGTACAATAAATAGCTTTGGTTAAGCGAAGAGCATGCGATTGAAGTATTTCACTGTAGTTTGGTCCCGCAGTTGTTTCGACTATCGCGTTCCGAGGCCCTGTGCTGTGGAGCGCATTGTCGGAGATCCAGCTAGGCGGTTTGCTAACTAGGCCTTTACAACATTGTGCGTATGCTTAATCTGTAGTTGATAATCGAAGTTTACTGATTTATGGCAGAGTTGATAGCTAAAACGTGTCATTGCTAGATAAATGTATGCGCGAGAAGCTCAGTCTTAACGTACTGAAAAAGCTATAGCAGTCAGGTTAGTTTTTACGCTAATTTGGCTGGTTTACTAGCCAGATCACTCTTTCGTTGGCCAAACTCAGCGGTCTACTTTCTCGATTTCTATATTCCAAATGTTATGGCTATTGTTTTAGTTACCTAGTTAATTTGCTCTGCTTTTGAGTGCAGCCAGCTCAAACTTTTCTGAACTTTCATAATGGCCAGCTTCATAGTGTAAATCTGGCTAGTGCACCCTTTCTGATCTGCTTCTGTTAAATTAACTTATAATATTTTGTAAACATTAATGCACAGTAGTCATgtctattattttattttttacctgcaAATGATGTTTTTCTCACGATGGTCTTCCTAGCCTGTGAGGCTCTGACGACACTGCCTAACGGCAACACTGATGCAGTATAGCTTGATGGGTCTTTTCAGATCCATGATGCAGCAACGGGTTAGTCTCTGCATAGATTATTTTTTGACTTGGGGTTATGTCTTTTCCCCACAGACCGAGAGGGCTTATCAGAAGCAGCCAACCATCTTCCAGAACAAGAAGCGTGTTCTGGTTGGTGAAGGTGGCAAGGAGGCTAAGGAGAAGCTCCCACGCTACCACAAGAGCGTTGGTCTAGGCTTCAAAACCCCAAGAGAGGTGATGTACCCAATGACCTAAACTATCGTAAAACTACAGTTGTGCTCCTTATGGGCAGTATGATTTAATTGTTTTTTGAATACAGCCTTGTCTGAGGTGTCAATTAGCTTGTATGGTTAACTGCTCTTTAAAGCTGCAAATGATGTTTTTCTCACGATGGTCTTCCTAGCCTGTGAGGCTCTGACGACACTGCCAAATGGCAACACTGATGCAGTTATAGGAGGGCTTTGgccatctatactgaacaaaaaatagaTTTACGGTTATGCTCAAACGTTTCATGAGTAGAAATAAAAGGCCCCAgtaatgttccatatgcacaaaaatattttttttctaaaatgtttgtttacatccctgttagtgaagaTATCTCCTTTGGCAATATGATCCATCCACCTGTGGCTGATCAAGAAGGTGCTCAAACACTATGATGATTACACAGGAGCACCATGTACTGGGCACAATAAGgcccctctaaaatgtgcagttttgtcacacaacacaatgccacagatgtctcaagttgagggagtgtgcaattggcatgctgactgcaggaatgttcccCAGAGCTTTTGCCCTAAAATTGATGACAACTCATGAAACAGGAATATTTCTGTCTAAAGGCCAGTGGGTGGGTTTATGGTCGCTCCCCtgcccattcatgtgaaatccaaagaTTATGCCCCaatgaattaaaatgtctgatttcattatgaactgtaacttgggTAATTGTTGTATGTTGGGTTTGTTTTAGTTCCGTATTGTTTATTTTTACACGGGTTTGAGAGTTTTGGAAGGAGTTGCTGAGAACCTAACCTTTTTTTGCCCAACAGGCTATCGATGGTACTTACATTGACAAGAAATGCCCCTTCACTGGGAATGTCTCCATCCGTGGTCGTATCCTCTCCGGTTAGTCTTTAAATTTCCTTGCTGTTCGTTGTTTTTGGTTTGGATGTAAAACAGTCATCTTTGGCATTTAGATGCTTATATGACCACATTCTCACTGAACTACAAATTGTTTTTCTCATGATGGTCTTCCAAGCCTTCTGGATATGACAAAGCCTTATGGCATTACTGATGCAATGACCCTAAGACCATGCTCACCCTATTCAACGGTCTACTCCTATCCCTAGATCAGTCCCTAGATCAGTGCTTAGATGTAGTCTAAGATTGACCTGATTCTGCCTTTTCAGGCGTGGTGACCAAGATGAAGATGCAGAGGACCATCGTCATCAGACGTGACTACCTGCATTACATCCGCAAATACAATCGCTTTGAGAAGAGGCACAAGAAcatgtctgtccatctctcacctGCCTTCAGGTAAGAGGATTTCTGTTGAGTCTTTTCAACCTCTCTTCTTTGCATGTCTTTTTCTTGCCAGGCTGTATCCAAGAATTGGCTGATCGTGCCTAGCTAGTGCCTTTCCTACTGCAAGGGTGGCTGTAACTCACTGTTGCACTACAGTTGAAGTTCTATGAAATCAGATCTGATGTTGGCTGCAAATGATGTTTTTCTCACGATGGTCTTCCAAGCTCATGTGGCGCTGACGATACTGCCTAATGGCTACACTGATGCAGTTTGGCCAACCTTTCACATGAGACGGCAGTGGTTTCCATGTTTCTCAATTCCCCTTGCATTATCTTGATGTTATTCCTAGAAAAGCAGTGCCATGGTCGCTTTCGGATTATGCTCCAGTAATTCCCTCCTTTTCCCCTGCAGAGACGTCTCCGTCGGAGACATTGTTACTGTCGGAGAGTGCCGACCCCTCAGCAAGACAGTCAGGTTCAACGTCCTCAAGGTCACAAAGGCCGCTGGAGCCAAGAAGCAGTTCCAGAAGTTCTAATCTAGGATGTGCAGGAGATGAGACCAATTGACAGGAAGGCTTTCTAGGCTGACCTGCTCTGAAGTATCTGAAATAAAGAAAATGTTCTGTATCTTGGTCTTCTGGCCTGTCTTTTGTTAAATAATTACGTTTGTACAGTTCAATGGGAAGCCTTTGCCAATTACCTGAAAAGGAGTGCTTTGTTTTGCGTAATAACTGAGTTACTTATTGTGTGTTCTGCCAGACAATTCTCTCCGTTGTTTATCCATCAACTGACTcctataccacggctttcaggcaatcagcattcaggactggACCCATCCAGTTTATAATTATTTATATACCTTGGTCTCAAAAGTCAGATGGATACACAATAGGGACACCTAGTGGATAGCTAAATCTATGTCAAGACTCAAGTGTGTGGTCTTGTCCTATGCTTAACCAACAGAGGGTGACAAACACCTATTTTTAAATCAAAACCAAATGTACTGATGAGATTTGAAGTAATAGCACACTGGCTTCcatcctgggactgggtgtaAAAAGAGGATATAAAGTATTGTAGGTACCATAACAGTAAACAAATGATTCTTGTGTCATTTTATTTAAATCTGACAGACAAAGTAATATTAATTTTATCCTTTAATTCATTCACATTTAGTGTGCCACATTCAGCGGAGGCTGTTTGAGGCAAGTTGATTGTCACCCATGGTCCACACAGCATAGTTTCCAAGTCatgggagagctctgcagtggcATGCTACTGAAACTCCCAATGTGAATACAAAGAAACAATGGAATACAAAATAAATGCTTTCAGAAATCAAATGTTTCAACTGACAAATACCAGTGGGGATTTCCCTTTCAAACTTGCAATGTAAGGTTTTTATATTTGGTCTGAATGATGGTATGAAAGTATTTCTCCCACGAGACCATATACATTTGAACCCAAACAAGTCATGTACACAAGTCCTTGGTTGGACTCATTCTAGGGTTGTCTTGTTTTTCAGTTTGTTCCATTGTTTCCTAGGTGTTTTGCTACAGGCCTGTACGCCCAATGGCTTCTGAGATCCAGGAGAAAACGTACCCAAACATATGCAATACATGCTAAATTGCCTGCGTGCATCAGCTGAGGCACATGAGGCTTTGATTCTGATATCCAACCCCTCAGTGTCTCTGCATGGGAATGAGAGAGCCCCTCCCTCAGGCTGAGCTTCTGTCTACTTTGCTGCCTGGGTCTaccaaggtcttggtgtctgcaTTTTACATAATGATGTTGAGGTTGCTGCTTTCCCAGTGCCTATGTGAATGTGGACCGTATGGTGGTGATGTGAGTCCAGCTATGGCAGGAGGTTGAGTGGGGCATGTTCTCACATTGTAGACACACTGATGAAGCCAGACCCATAAGTGACCTTGCTAGACAGCATTCATAAGAAGCTTGCAATCCCATAGAATCCCTGATCCTTGGCCACTGCTTATGCCCACCTCTTATTTGACTTAGTCACTGATTAAGTTCTGGATTCAATTCGTATCGAGGAAGATCTAcgtaaatttaaaggcaatgttcccgcgttcgcagagactgcattcacggtaaacgcggATCCTCtgcgatacagattgaatccagccctaaaCCTTCTACCAGACTGTTGTCTGACTGCAGAATCCTGGCACACAATACAGCTTCTCAAGAAAGGTagtaacataaataaataaatgaaacatgtCTAACAAGGTAGAGTTTCTCTCAACTCCCAAGATTATGGCACATCCGTTCAATGGAAATCATTCTAAATACTAAAAAAATAACTACAGGGTCAACTGCATTACTTCATCAGCAAGGCTGGTCTCCAACGCTGGGGTCGTCACACC
Proteins encoded in this region:
- the LOC109893341 gene encoding apoptosis regulator BAX-like isoform X2; translated protein: MATPSGGGDSGNGTDQVLELGKRLLTDFIYERVRRHADSSTQLSVLQTQLGGSELCDPNHKKLAQCLQQIGDELDGNTQLQSMINDTALQPSQEVFMRVACEIFSDGKFNWGRVVALFYFACRLVIKALLTKVPDIIRTIISWATDYLRDHVINWIREQGGWEGIRSYFGTPTWQTVGVFLAGVLTTVLVIRRM
- the LOC109893341 gene encoding apoptosis regulator BAX-like isoform X1 codes for the protein MTAGGSRLKVILVTLQDGYAVGRRRFSTFLGIFCLNEDEGQTTQTIGNGTDQVLELGKRLLTDFIYERVRRHADSSTQLSVLQTQLGGSELCDPNHKKLAQCLQQIGDELDGNTQLQSMINDTALQPSQEVFMRVACEIFSDGKFNWGRVVALFYFACRLVIKALLTKVPDIIRTIISWATDYLRDHVINWIREQGGWEGIRSYFGTPTWQTVGVFLAGVLTTVLVIRRM
- the LOC109893342 gene encoding 40S ribosomal protein S11 translates to MADAQTERAYQKQPTIFQNKKRVLVGEGGKEAKEKLPRYHKSVGLGFKTPREAIDGTYIDKKCPFTGNVSIRGRILSGVVTKMKMQRTIVIRRDYLHYIRKYNRFEKRHKNMSVHLSPAFRDVSVGDIVTVGECRPLSKTVRFNVLKVTKAAGAKKQFQKF